The Pseudomonas bijieensis DNA window TGGCGCAAGAGTATCAGGTGAACCAATGTGGCGAGGGAGCTTGCTCCCGCTCGGTCGCGCAGCGGCCGCAAAAATTGGGACCGCTGCGCAGTTCAGCGGGAGCAAGCTCCCTCGCCACAAAAGCGGCTCGCGATTATGCCTAGAGCTTGGCCTTCACCGCCGCCAACGCATCCTTGCCGTCCACCGTCTTCACGCCGTCCAGCCACTTATCCAGCACCGCCGGATTCGCCTTGATCCAGGCCTTGGCCGCATCGGCGTTGCTGACTTTGTTGTTCACCACCTCGGACATGATGCTGTTTTCCATTTCCTGGGTGAAGCTCAGGTTGGTCAACAGCTTGCCAACGTTCGGACAGGCCTGTGCATAACCCTTGCGGGTCAAGGTATAGACGCTGCCGGTGTCGCCGAAGTACTTCTCGCCACCCTTGAGGTAGTGCATTTTCAGTTGCACGTTCATCGGGTGCGGGGTCCAGCCGAGGAAGGTCACGAACTTCTGTTTCTTCACGGCCCGAGAAACTTCCGCCAGCATCGCCTGTTCGCTGGATTCCACCAGTTTCCACTCGCCCATGCCGAAGTCATTGGTCTTGATGATTTCTTTCAGGGAGAGGTTGGCCGGGGCGCCGGAACCGATGCCGTAGATCTTCTTCTCGAACTTGTCGGCAAATTTGTTCAGGTCGGCAAAGTTATGCACACCCGCGTCCCAGACATAGTCCGGTACCGCCAGGGTGAATTCCGTACCGTCCAGGTTCTTGGCCAATTGCGTGACATCGCCGGTGGCGACGAACTTGTCGTAGAAACCCTGCTGCGCCGGCATCCAGTTACCCAGGAACACATCCACCTGGCCGTCCTTGAGGCCACCGAAGGTGATGGGCACCGCAAGGGTGTCGACCTTGGCCTTGTAGCCCATCCCGTCCAGCAGGAAACCGGTGATCGCATTGGTCGCGGCGATGTCGCTCCAGCCCGGGTCGGCCATCTTCACGGTTTCGCAGCTTTGCTCGGCCCACGCCGAAGCACTGCTCAACGCCAACAGCCCGGCGGTCAGTACTGTGGATAACTTTTGCATGTGTTTGCCCCTTACGTTATTGGTTTTGGCAGGGTTGTGGATAACGGGCCTTGCGCTCCAGATCGTCGAGGTCGATGTGGTTACGCATGTACTGCTGGCTGGCGTCCACCAGCGGCTGGTGGTCCCAGCTCTTGAGTTTGCCCAGGGTCAGCGCCTGGGCGACGAAACGGCGGCGTCGCTGGCTGGCGAGCACCTGTTGGTGAATCGTCGGAATGTCCCATTTGGCGCGCGCCTCGGCGAGAAAATCGGCGAACACGGATTGATGCTCGGGGGATTGGCTGAGATTTTCCAGTTCCTTCGGGTCGTTGCGCACGTCGAACAGCAGGCATGGGTCATCTTCGCTGTAGATGAATTTCCACGGGCCGCGGCGGATCATCATCAATGGGCCGATGGTGCCTTCGGCCATGTATTCACCGAAGACTTCGTCATGCCCGCCCTGCCCTTGCAGATGCGGCACCAGTGAGCGGCCATCCAGCGGCAAGCCCGGCTCCAGCGTGCCGCCGGCCAGCTCCACCAGGGTCGGCAGCAAGTCGGCGGTGGACACGGCTGCGCTCACCCGGCCGCTGGCGAACTGCCCCGGCGCACTGATCAGCAACGGTACGCGGGCAGCCATTTCGAACCAGTGCATTTTGTACCAGAGGCCCTTTTCGCCGAGCATGTCCCCATGATCGCCGGAGAACACGATGATGGTGTCGTCCAGCAAACCGGTGTCTTCCAGGGTTTGCAGGAGTTTGCCGACGTTGCTGTCGATGTAGTTGCAGGCGCCGAAGTAGGCACGACGGGCATCACGAATCTTATCCACAGGCAGTGGCTTGTCCCACAGGTCATAGACCTTCAGCAGTCGCTGGGAATGTGGATCGAGTTCTGTTTGCGCCGGGGTCTGCGGCAAAGGGATGTCGTTGTCGTCATACAAATCCCAGAACGCCTTGGGAATCGTGTACGGGTCGTGTGGGTGGGTCATCGATACGGTGAGGCAAAACGGCTGGTCACCGTCCTCGCGGATGTGGTCGAACAGGTACTGCTGGGCCTTGAACACCACTTCTTCATCGAAATCCAGCTGGTTGGTGCGCACGCACGGCCCGGCCTGCAACACCGACGACATGTTGTGGTACCAACTCGGCCGCACATCCGGCTCGTCCCAGTTCACCGCCCAGCCGTAGTCGGCCGGGTAAATGTCACTGGTCAAGCGCTCTTCGTAGCCGTGCAACTGGTCCGGCCCGCAAAAGTGCATCTTGCCGGACAGCGCCGTGCGATAGCCAAGGCGCCGCAGGTAATGGGCGTAGGTCGGCACGTCCGCCGGGAAATCCGCCGCGTTGTCGTACGCACCGATCTTGCTCGGCAATTGGCCGCTCACCAGGGTAAAACGCGACGGGGCGCACAGCGGGCTGTTGCAATAGGCAGCATCGAACACCACGCCCTCGGCGGCCAGACGCGACAGGTTGGGCAGCTTGATCGGCGAAGGACCGTAGATCGGCAACATTGGCGCGGCCATTTGATCGGCCATGATGAAAAGAATGTTCTTGCGCTTCATGTATTCGCGGCATTCCATAGTAGGCAGTTATGCGACATTGCTGCGATTGAGCATGTAGCCCCCGGGTTTTGGGGTAAAGCCCATACAGGATAATGACTAGGATAAGCACAGCTTATGTATGACGCCCTGGGTGACCTGTCTCTGGAACTGTTCCGCGCCTTTGAAGCCGCGGCGCGCCAGCAAAGCTTCACGGCGGCGGCGATTGAGCTGGGCACCACGCAACCGGCCATCAGCCAACAGATCAAACGCCTGGAAGAACAACTGGGTACGCGGCTGTTCGACCGCATCTACCGCGGCATCGAACTGACCGAGGCCGGGACGATCCTGTTCGAGCAGGTACAGGCCGGCTTGCAGAGCATCGATGCCGGGTTGAGCGCGATCACCGCCCAGCATCAACACGAAGTGCTGCAAGTCGCCACGGACTTCGCGTTCGCCGCCTATTGGCTGATGCCGCGCCTGCATCGCTTTCACGCGGCCAACCCGCAGGTGGACGTCAGCCTGGTGACCAGCGAGCGCAACCACAACATGCTCCGGACCGATATCGACGTTGCCGTGCTATTCGGCGATGGTCGCTTCAAACAAGGCGAAAGTCGCTGGCTGTTCAGCGAA harbors:
- the choX gene encoding choline ABC transporter substrate-binding protein, with amino-acid sequence MQKLSTVLTAGLLALSSASAWAEQSCETVKMADPGWSDIAATNAITGFLLDGMGYKAKVDTLAVPITFGGLKDGQVDVFLGNWMPAQQGFYDKFVATGDVTQLAKNLDGTEFTLAVPDYVWDAGVHNFADLNKFADKFEKKIYGIGSGAPANLSLKEIIKTNDFGMGEWKLVESSEQAMLAEVSRAVKKQKFVTFLGWTPHPMNVQLKMHYLKGGEKYFGDTGSVYTLTRKGYAQACPNVGKLLTNLSFTQEMENSIMSEVVNNKVSNADAAKAWIKANPAVLDKWLDGVKTVDGKDALAAVKAKL
- a CDS encoding choline sulfate utilization transcriptional regulator; protein product: MYDALGDLSLELFRAFEAAARQQSFTAAAIELGTTQPAISQQIKRLEEQLGTRLFDRIYRGIELTEAGTILFEQVQAGLQSIDAGLSAITAQHQHEVLQVATDFAFAAYWLMPRLHRFHAANPQVDVSLVTSERNHNMLRTDIDVAVLFGDGRFKQGESRWLFSEEVFPVCSPLLLKERPLPLPAQALAEFPLLHLRAGNSSSWFDWSGVFRELGITSPPAPGQLRFDNYTLLIQAAIGGQGVAIGWRHLVDNLLAQGLLCRPIAETVLSRLGYYVVLPQRKRRGVLIRQFVDWLMEEQANSAESLTGLPLPSIAV
- the betC gene encoding choline-sulfatase codes for the protein MKRKNILFIMADQMAAPMLPIYGPSPIKLPNLSRLAAEGVVFDAAYCNSPLCAPSRFTLVSGQLPSKIGAYDNAADFPADVPTYAHYLRRLGYRTALSGKMHFCGPDQLHGYEERLTSDIYPADYGWAVNWDEPDVRPSWYHNMSSVLQAGPCVRTNQLDFDEEVVFKAQQYLFDHIREDGDQPFCLTVSMTHPHDPYTIPKAFWDLYDDNDIPLPQTPAQTELDPHSQRLLKVYDLWDKPLPVDKIRDARRAYFGACNYIDSNVGKLLQTLEDTGLLDDTIIVFSGDHGDMLGEKGLWYKMHWFEMAARVPLLISAPGQFASGRVSAAVSTADLLPTLVELAGGTLEPGLPLDGRSLVPHLQGQGGHDEVFGEYMAEGTIGPLMMIRRGPWKFIYSEDDPCLLFDVRNDPKELENLSQSPEHQSVFADFLAEARAKWDIPTIHQQVLASQRRRRFVAQALTLGKLKSWDHQPLVDASQQYMRNHIDLDDLERKARYPQPCQNQ